The segment ATCGGGTCAATGGAGGTTTTCTCGTACTCTTCCCAGTACAATCCGACGCCCCGTTTCTGCCAACGGGGAAGATCGTTGTAGTTGATCCCACGTCGGAATAGCAACTCGTTTTTGTCGGCGACCGAAAGTCCGAGCAGACTTCGGGTAGCCTGACGAACGCCGCAGCCTTCTTTGCGAAGCGTCCAATAGCACCACGCGTTCAGCGCGTTTCGCGCCGCATCTTCGTTGCGCCAGCGGAAGTAGTCGACGACGAGGTCGACGTTGGGTAACTGGGAGATCCGGCAGTCGAAGCTCGCGGCCTGACCAAGCCCTAGCGAGAACTGGGCGCTCGCTTCGCCGGCAAGCGTTGAAACGTACTTGCGGAGTTTCCTGCCGAAAATCCGTTCGTCGCGATCAAGCAACAGCGAGATCTCGTCACTTTCGGTATAAGCGTACAGGACGCGAAAGCCGCAGCTCATGAGCGACGCCGCCGTCGAAGTCATCAAATCGCGGAAACGGACGTCAAACGGCGCTTCGAATTGACAGGCTTCTTTCGTTAATCGGGTGAAGCTGCGGCCATCGAGCCGCGCGACCATATACATGCCAGGAAGCACGCACAAATCGGAGGCCGTCTCGAAGACGCGCATCTTCTTATCAAGCTGGTCAAACTTCATCGTTCCATTCCTCTACGACAAATCCTGTTTCGATCAGGCGGACGTACCGCAACGCATCAAATCCTTCTTCCAAGGTCGGCAACTCCAGCCGTTTGGCGGTGGAGAAGAGGCCGACGTCTGGAACTGAACGTTCTCGCTGCTGATTCCGGACAAGGCATTGGGAAAGCTGCGATTGAAAGTAGTAGCCGACGACGGAAAAGCGGGCCTGCTTCAAAGCGTCGATATAGACGGTTCGCGCGTCCCGAGTCGGGTTCGTATTGTCGACGACGAGCGGTTGCCCCGTTTCGAGGCAAGCGGCCAGCAGGCGACGCTCCCGATTGCGGGTGCGGAACAGGTCGAGACTGATCCGGACGTGCGTCGCAAAGAATCGCTCTTGGAAGAACGACGACTTTCCCGACGCTTGAAGACCGATAAAGATGATTCCTTCCATAACTGCGCTCGCTATCGCGCCGAAACGCGAAAAGCCCGCCTGATTGCGAAGAACCAGGCGGGCTCGTTGTGGCTTCTAAAGAGGCTTAGTCTCTAAAAGTAGTGGTCCCGGTTAACGCCGTCAAAAGGAGCCTTTCGCGAGACAGCACTTCTTGAAACGGAGGCCGGAACCGCAAGGGCAAGGATCATTCCGCCCTAGCTTTTCTTCCAGCAGTTTGTCGCCGTGGACGATCCGCACTCCGCGCTTGACTTGCGTTTCGGAGGGATATCCATGACGCCGCTTGTTCATGTTCTGGAAAAAAATGGCTGTTCGTTGATGTGTCGATGATTGGCGTGTCGCATGGCGCACCTCCGTTTCTAGAAATGTTCTTCCACCTAGAGGGCTGCAGGGGCGAAAGGTTCGCCACGAAAATTACCTGCTTTAGCAGGTTATTAGGATCAAAACACATGTTGGATCGTAGATCTATCGGATCGTCCGTTAAATATGGATGTTTCTCCCCACCCATTTAGTTGTGGGCCGCTGCGGGGCGATCTAAAATTCGGGTACTTTTCCCTTCCCGTCGCATTCGCCGGATTCTATTTGGGTGCGACGAGAGTTCCTCATGGATTGGAGGAAGCGGTTTCTTAAGGCAGGACGCTTTCTTTAGCTACAGAGGATCTGACATGAGGTATCGAACGCTACTGCCGCTTCTTATATTGCTTCTGATTGGTTCGATCGGCTTCGGCCAGGAGATGCTTCCGCAGCCGGAAGCGCCGTTTAAGGGAAAGATTGGCCTGACCTACAAAGACTCGGTGGCGGTCAAGCCGGAGTTGAAGATCCCAAACAACCTGGGACTCAAGAATCCGCCGAACATTCTGCTGGTGCTGATCGACGACTGCGGCTACGGGCAGATGGGAACGTTTGGCGGCGGGATTCCGACGCCGAACATGGATCGGGTCGCCAACAATGGTTTGCGTTATACCCGCTTCCATACGACGGCGCTTTGTTCGCC is part of the Blastopirellula sediminis genome and harbors:
- a CDS encoding tRNA(His) guanylyltransferase Thg1 family protein; its protein translation is MKFDQLDKKMRVFETASDLCVLPGMYMVARLDGRSFTRLTKEACQFEAPFDVRFRDLMTSTAASLMSCGFRVLYAYTESDEISLLLDRDERIFGRKLRKYVSTLAGEASAQFSLGLGQAASFDCRISQLPNVDLVVDYFRWRNEDAARNALNAWCYWTLRKEGCGVRQATRSLLGLSVADKNELLFRRGINYNDLPRWQKRGVGLYWEEYEKTSIDPISNQSVAARRRRIRTEFDLPMREEYAEFVRSFIIQPQTQGA
- a CDS encoding AAA family ATPase, with protein sequence MEGIIFIGLQASGKSSFFQERFFATHVRISLDLFRTRNRERRLLAACLETGQPLVVDNTNPTRDARTVYIDALKQARFSVVGYYFQSQLSQCLVRNQQRERSVPDVGLFSTAKRLELPTLEEGFDALRYVRLIETGFVVEEWNDEV
- a CDS encoding SEC-C metal-binding domain-containing protein → MNKRRHGYPSETQVKRGVRIVHGDKLLEEKLGRNDPCPCGSGLRFKKCCLAKGSF